A genomic stretch from Etheostoma cragini isolate CJK2018 chromosome 8, CSU_Ecrag_1.0, whole genome shotgun sequence includes:
- the siah1 gene encoding E3 ubiquitin-protein ligase Siah1 isoform X2, with protein MDEEMSRQTATALPTGTSKCPPSQRVPTLSGTTASNSDLASLFECPVCFDYVLPPILQCQSGHLVCSNCRPKLTCCPTCRGPLGSIRNLAMEKVANSVLFPCKYASSGCEVTLPHTDKTEHEELCEFRPYSCPCPGASCKWQGSLDAVMPHLMHQHKSITTLQGEDIVFLATDINLPGAVDWVMMQSCFGFHFMLVLEKQEKYDGHQQFFAIVQLIGTRKQAENFAYRLELNGHRRRLTWEATPRSIHEGIATAIMNSDCLVFDTSIAQLFAENGNLGINVTISMC; from the exons ATGGACGAAG AAATGAGTCGCCAGACTGCCACCGCGCTGCCCACAGGAACCTCCAAGTGCCCCCCCTCCCAGCGAGTGCCCACCCTGTCGGGCACCACTGCCTCCAACAGCGACCTGGCCAGCCTGTTTGAGTGCCCTGTCTGTTTCGACTATGTCCTACCCCCCATCCTGCAGTGCCAGTCTGGACACCTG GTATGCTCCAACTGCCGGCCCAAGCTCACCTGCTGCCCAACCTGCCGAGGCCCCCTGGGCTCCATCAGGAACCTGGCCATGGAGAAGGTGGCCAACTCTGTCCTCTTCCCCTGCAAGTACGCGTCATCGGGCTGCGAAGTCACGCTGCCTCACACCGACAAGACGGAGCACGAAGAGCTGTGCGAGTTTCGGCCGTACTCCTGCCCCTGCCCCGGCGCCTCCTGCAAGTGGCAGGGCTCCCTGGACGCTGTCATGCCTCATCTGATGCACCAGCACAAGTCCATCACCACACTGCAG GGGGAGGACATCGTGTTCCTGGCCACGGACATCAACCTGCCGGGCGCCGTGGACTGGGTGATGATGCAGTCGTGTTTCGGCTTCCACTTCATGCTGGTGCTGGAGAAGCAGGAGAAGTACGACGGCCACCAGCAGTTCTTCGCCATCGTGCAGCTCATTGGCACTCGCAAGCAGGCGGAGAACTTCGCCTACCGGCTGGAGCTCAACGGGCACCGGCGCCGCCTGACCTGGGAGGCCACGCCGCGCTCCATCCACGAGGGCATCGCCACGGCCATCATGAACAGCGACTGCCTCGTCTTCGACACGTCCATCGCACAGCTGTTCGCTGAGAACGGCAACCTGGGCATCAACGTCACCATCTCCATGTGCTAG
- the siah1 gene encoding E3 ubiquitin-protein ligase Siah1 isoform X1, protein MSLVQVKPKPASVALQAPPWNSLFRLFSCVATRSMHRTKEVPTFQEKTKALFGNLMDEEMSRQTATALPTGTSKCPPSQRVPTLSGTTASNSDLASLFECPVCFDYVLPPILQCQSGHLVCSNCRPKLTCCPTCRGPLGSIRNLAMEKVANSVLFPCKYASSGCEVTLPHTDKTEHEELCEFRPYSCPCPGASCKWQGSLDAVMPHLMHQHKSITTLQGEDIVFLATDINLPGAVDWVMMQSCFGFHFMLVLEKQEKYDGHQQFFAIVQLIGTRKQAENFAYRLELNGHRRRLTWEATPRSIHEGIATAIMNSDCLVFDTSIAQLFAENGNLGINVTISMC, encoded by the exons ATGTCTCTGGTCCAAGTGAAACCAAAGCCAGCTAGCGTAGCACTGCAAGCTCCGCCCTGGAATTCCTTGTTCCGACTCTTCTCATGTGTAGCCACGAGGAGCATGCACAGGACTAAAG AGGTCCCAACATTTCAAGAAAAGACGAAAGCCTTATTTGGAAATCTTATGGACGAAG AAATGAGTCGCCAGACTGCCACCGCGCTGCCCACAGGAACCTCCAAGTGCCCCCCCTCCCAGCGAGTGCCCACCCTGTCGGGCACCACTGCCTCCAACAGCGACCTGGCCAGCCTGTTTGAGTGCCCTGTCTGTTTCGACTATGTCCTACCCCCCATCCTGCAGTGCCAGTCTGGACACCTG GTATGCTCCAACTGCCGGCCCAAGCTCACCTGCTGCCCAACCTGCCGAGGCCCCCTGGGCTCCATCAGGAACCTGGCCATGGAGAAGGTGGCCAACTCTGTCCTCTTCCCCTGCAAGTACGCGTCATCGGGCTGCGAAGTCACGCTGCCTCACACCGACAAGACGGAGCACGAAGAGCTGTGCGAGTTTCGGCCGTACTCCTGCCCCTGCCCCGGCGCCTCCTGCAAGTGGCAGGGCTCCCTGGACGCTGTCATGCCTCATCTGATGCACCAGCACAAGTCCATCACCACACTGCAG GGGGAGGACATCGTGTTCCTGGCCACGGACATCAACCTGCCGGGCGCCGTGGACTGGGTGATGATGCAGTCGTGTTTCGGCTTCCACTTCATGCTGGTGCTGGAGAAGCAGGAGAAGTACGACGGCCACCAGCAGTTCTTCGCCATCGTGCAGCTCATTGGCACTCGCAAGCAGGCGGAGAACTTCGCCTACCGGCTGGAGCTCAACGGGCACCGGCGCCGCCTGACCTGGGAGGCCACGCCGCGCTCCATCCACGAGGGCATCGCCACGGCCATCATGAACAGCGACTGCCTCGTCTTCGACACGTCCATCGCACAGCTGTTCGCTGAGAACGGCAACCTGGGCATCAACGTCACCATCTCCATGTGCTAG